A genomic stretch from Odocoileus virginianus isolate 20LAN1187 ecotype Illinois chromosome 25, Ovbor_1.2, whole genome shotgun sequence includes:
- the TMEM50B gene encoding transmembrane protein 50B: MAGFLDNFRWPECECIDWSERRNAVASVVAGILFFTGWWIMIDAAVVYPKPEQLNHAFHTCGVFSTLAFFMINAVSNAQVRGDSYESGCLGRTGARVWLFIGFMLMFGSLIASMWILFGAYVTQNTDVYPGLAVFFQNALIFFSTLIYKFGRTEELWT; encoded by the exons ATGGCGGGCTTCCTAGATAATTTCCGTTGGCCGGAGTGTGAATGCATTGACTGGAGTGAGAGAAGAAACGCAGTGGCTTCTGTGGTCGCAGGCATATTG TTTTTTACTGGTTGGTGGATAATGATCGATGCAGCCGTGGTGTATCCGAAGCCAGAACAGCTGAACCATGCCTTTCACACATGTGGAGTGTTTTCCACATTGGCTTTCTTCAT GATAAACGCTGTGTCCAACGCTCAGGTGAGAGGTGACAGTTACGAGAGCGGCTGTTTAGGAAGGACAG GTGCTCGAGTTTGGCTCTTCATTggtttcatgttgatgtttgggtCACTGATTGCTTCTATGTGGATTCTCTTTGGTGCCTATGTTACCCAGa ATACTGATGTTTATCCAGGACTAGCTGTGTTTTTTCAAAATGCACTTATATTTTTTAG